A stretch of Tigriopus californicus strain San Diego chromosome 11, Tcal_SD_v2.1, whole genome shotgun sequence DNA encodes these proteins:
- the LOC131889950 gene encoding protein croquemort-like isoform X1, whose product MLTYVHNYKSYGSKMTHVLCMFSILMGVLFTSGLFVTLFFPVMYHNEIAKQMTLIEGTPAFAEWMQPSVPIFTKIYLFSLQNPNQTLDKTEKPRLKQLGPFTFREVETKDQVVFNHKNRTISYKVRKSWFFEPEMSDGSLDDIVTTINVPVLGSAEASKGQFFMQWGLSSTFDNIGSQVFIQKTVRELLFECYEDTLLALADWFGQESTIPLDRFGWFYKRNGTSWADGTYNMYTGQDDISQMGKINTWNYENRTHFNDECGQVHGSAGGFYPPGTAQPNLLLFSHDACRTLSFNFKGKSKVENVPGLLYKLDETTFANESTYAPNYCFNNNLPTGVQNSTQCKQDSPAYISFPHFYQADPYYQNQFQDGSIQPEGDLHESRIVLEPVTGIPMEVLIRLQINVKLNPMEGISLLRNVPKDLYFPVIWFEAHGIATPSVAQTINLLVQIPHYANLVGAILVVIGLVGVIVCVALRCRRFRSKSGKISESKSNDDFDLSIEDFDSHRHKIIPIIKPHVSSGLNVNQQLVHSNTEETLFLNSSESEAYSSDGSKKTSFSSVDSARATLVCDLDSQSRLLS is encoded by the exons ATGcttacatacgtacataaCTACAAATCGTACGGAAGCAAGATGACACATGTGTTGTGTATGTTTTCCATTCTCATGGGAGTGCTCTTTACTAGTGGTTTATTCGTGACTCTTTTCTTCCCCGTTATGTATCATAACGAAATTGCAAAG CAAATGACCCTGATAGAAGGCACTCCGGCTTTTGCCGAATGGATGCAGCCGTCGGTGCCAATTTTTACCAAGATATATCTGTTCTCTCTGCAAAATCCTAATCAGACGTTGGATAAGACTGAAAAGCCCAGACTGAAGCAACTGGGTCCCTTTACATTCag agaAGTTGAAACCAAAGATCAGGTTGTTTTCAACCACAAAAACCGAACTATTTCGTACAAGGTACGAAAAAGCTGGTTTTTTGAGCCTGAGATGTCGGATGGGAGTCTGGATGACATAGTCACCACTATCAATGTCCCTGTATTA GGCAGTGCTGAAGCGTCCAAAGGCCAGTTTTTCATGCAATGGGGTTTATCGTCAACATTTGACAATATTGGAAGCcaagttttcattcaaaagacaGTTAGAGAACTTCTATTCGAATGCTACGAAGACACGTTGTTGGCCTTGGCTGACTGGTTTGGGCAGGAGTCAACAATCCCGCTGGATCGGTTTGGATGGTTTTATAAG CGCAATGGTACCTCCTGGGCCGATGGAACATATAATATGTACACTGGTCAAGACGACATCAGTCAAATGGGTAAAATCAACACTTGGAATTATGAAAACCGCACTCATTTCAACGATGAGTGCGGACAAGTTCATGGATCAGCCGGTGGATTTTACCCACCTGGCACAGCTCAACCCAACTTATTACTCTTTTCGCATGATGCATGCAG AACTCTGAGCTTtaatttcaaaggaaagtCGAAGGTCGAGAATGTGCCTGGTCTCTTGTACAAATTGGACGAGACCACGTTCGCCAATGAGAGCACGTATGCTCCGAATTATTGTTTTAACAATAATCTGCCCACCGGAGTACAGAACTCGACCCAGTGCAAACAAGACTCTCCTGCTTACATTTCATTCCCTCATTTTTATCAAGCCGATCCTTACTATCAAAACCAATTCCAAGACGGAAGCATTCAACCCGAGGGGGATCTCCATGAATCTAGAATTGTCCTCGAACCA GTCACCGGCATTCCTATGGAAGTGCTAATCCGTCtccaaataaatgtcaaaCTAAATCCCATGGAAGGAATCTC ATTACTTCGAAATGTTCCCAAGGATCTTTACTTTCCCGTGATATGGTTCGAAGCTCATGGGATCGCCACACCAAGTGTGGCTCAGACCATCAATCTTTTGGTCCAAATCCCTCATTATGCCAATCTAGTTGGGGCCATTCTGGTTGTAATTGGTTTGGTGGGAGTCATCGTGTGCGTGGCTTTGCGATGCCGAAGATTTCGTTCCAAGTCAGGAAAGATCTCCGAGAGCAAATCCAATGACGATTTTGATTTGTCCATTGAAGACTTCGACTCACATAGACACAAGATTATTCCCATTATCAAACCCCATGTTTCCAGTGGGCTCAATGTCAATCAGCAATTGGTCCATTCAAATACCGAGGAAACCTTGTTCTTGAACTCATCTGAGAGTGAAGCCTATTCCTCCGATGGTAGCAAGAAAACTAGTTTCTCGAGCGTAGATAGTGCTCGAGCCACCTTAGTCTGTGATTTGGATTCCCAATCAAGGCTTCTTAGTTAA
- the LOC131889952 gene encoding uncharacterized protein LOC131889952 — translation MNLPSTGVLKTTLEHLLWITLFAYFAYQFIIQWKKFRSGETTVATSLSQETMFFFPDLIFCHKHGFKEPVQDHLGSESYFDNVLHPDVNLVFTKSSALGILPDHFQVRNLSTTYNGFCRVFHFSEGYEKRVWLKFQMNKSEEYFVFFMVPNTTFYLANHDFFQMPKMLDIQTSANVIIQPKKLSFETNCNDYREDERVVCLKDVVRENLTQSGIPCVPVPLEQTTNGYSDKICRDDKQAKELFEKIWPVVSNALNHPDCVVPCFQRSYDLAWLPMSGQSFEDVPNYHTLYVFFGTEFVQTQTRYVLMDFSAWLSNTGGLLGLLLGLSLYSIGTAIINRVFSLTFE, via the exons ATGAACCTTCCAAGTACTGGAGTGTTGAAAACGACCCTAGAACACCTTCTGTGGATCACCCTATTCGCCTATTTTGCCTATCAGTTTATAATCCAATGGAAAAAATTTAGATCAGGGGAAACCACCGTGGCCACTTCTCTTAGTCAAGAGACCATGTTCTTCTTTCCAGACTTGATTTTCTGCCATAAACATGGGTTTAAAGAGCCTGTCCAGGATCATCTCGGGTCTGAAAGCTACTTTGATAACGTATTGCACCCTGACGTCAACTTGGTATTCACAAAATCATCAGCCTTGGGAATTCTCCCGGACCATTTCCAAGTTAGAAACCTTTCCACAACATACAATGGATTTTGTCGCGTTTTCCATTTTAGTGAGGGTTACGAGAAACGCGTTTGGCTAAAGTTTCAAATGAACAAGTCAGAAGAAtatttcgtcttcttcatgGTTCCCAATACGACATTCTATTTGGCTAATCacgatttctttcaaatgccaaaaatgctAGATATTCAAACATCGGCCAATGTCATCATTCAACCTAAAAAGTTATCCTTTGAGACCAATTGTAATGACTACAGAGAGGATGAAAGAGTGGTTTGTCTCAAGGATGTGGTTAGGGAAAATCTGACCCAAAGTGGGATTCCGTGTGTTCCAGTACCGTTGGAGCAAACCACCAATGGTTACTCGGACAAGATTTGTCGAGACGACAAACAAGCCAAAGAACTGTTTGAAAAG ATCTGGCCAGTAGTATCCAACGCCTTAAACCATCCCGATTGTGTTGTCCCGTGTTTCCAAAGGTCTTACGATCTCGCCTGGTTGCCGATGAGTGGCCAAAGTTTCGAAGATGTTCCAAACTATCACACCTTGTACGTCTTTTTTGGGACTGAATTCGTTCAAACCCAGACCAGATACGTTCTCATGGACTTCTCTGCTTGGCTGTCTAACACGGGTGGCTTACTTGGATTGCTTTTGGGTCTTTCTTTGTACTCCATAGGGACCGCCATCATCAATCGTgtgttttctttgacttttgaatAA
- the LOC131889950 gene encoding protein croquemort-like isoform X2 yields MMTRGSLRSRGECSEKVLTFVCMGFIGLMVFSAGFTISFPALFNKILGQQMTLIEGTPAFAEWMQPSVPIFTKIYLFSLQNPNQTLDKTEKPRLKQLGPFTFREVETKDQVVFNHKNRTISYKVRKSWFFEPEMSDGSLDDIVTTINVPVLGSAEASKGQFFMQWGLSSTFDNIGSQVFIQKTVRELLFECYEDTLLALADWFGQESTIPLDRFGWFYKRNGTSWADGTYNMYTGQDDISQMGKINTWNYENRTHFNDECGQVHGSAGGFYPPGTAQPNLLLFSHDACRTLSFNFKGKSKVENVPGLLYKLDETTFANESTYAPNYCFNNNLPTGVQNSTQCKQDSPAYISFPHFYQADPYYQNQFQDGSIQPEGDLHESRIVLEPVTGIPMEVLIRLQINVKLNPMEGISLLRNVPKDLYFPVIWFEAHGIATPSVAQTINLLVQIPHYANLVGAILVVIGLVGVIVCVALRCRRFRSKSGKISESKSNDDFDLSIEDFDSHRHKIIPIIKPHVSSGLNVNQQLVHSNTEETLFLNSSESEAYSSDGSKKTSFSSVDSARATLVCDLDSQSRLLS; encoded by the exons atgatGACTCGAGGTTCTCTCCGCTCTCGTGGAGAATGCTCCGAAAAGGTTTTGACCTTTGTGTGTATGGGCTTTATTGGCCTCATGGTATTTTCTGCCGGCTTCACCATCAGTTTTCCAGCCCTTTTCAATAAGATTTTGGGACAG CAAATGACCCTGATAGAAGGCACTCCGGCTTTTGCCGAATGGATGCAGCCGTCGGTGCCAATTTTTACCAAGATATATCTGTTCTCTCTGCAAAATCCTAATCAGACGTTGGATAAGACTGAAAAGCCCAGACTGAAGCAACTGGGTCCCTTTACATTCag agaAGTTGAAACCAAAGATCAGGTTGTTTTCAACCACAAAAACCGAACTATTTCGTACAAGGTACGAAAAAGCTGGTTTTTTGAGCCTGAGATGTCGGATGGGAGTCTGGATGACATAGTCACCACTATCAATGTCCCTGTATTA GGCAGTGCTGAAGCGTCCAAAGGCCAGTTTTTCATGCAATGGGGTTTATCGTCAACATTTGACAATATTGGAAGCcaagttttcattcaaaagacaGTTAGAGAACTTCTATTCGAATGCTACGAAGACACGTTGTTGGCCTTGGCTGACTGGTTTGGGCAGGAGTCAACAATCCCGCTGGATCGGTTTGGATGGTTTTATAAG CGCAATGGTACCTCCTGGGCCGATGGAACATATAATATGTACACTGGTCAAGACGACATCAGTCAAATGGGTAAAATCAACACTTGGAATTATGAAAACCGCACTCATTTCAACGATGAGTGCGGACAAGTTCATGGATCAGCCGGTGGATTTTACCCACCTGGCACAGCTCAACCCAACTTATTACTCTTTTCGCATGATGCATGCAG AACTCTGAGCTTtaatttcaaaggaaagtCGAAGGTCGAGAATGTGCCTGGTCTCTTGTACAAATTGGACGAGACCACGTTCGCCAATGAGAGCACGTATGCTCCGAATTATTGTTTTAACAATAATCTGCCCACCGGAGTACAGAACTCGACCCAGTGCAAACAAGACTCTCCTGCTTACATTTCATTCCCTCATTTTTATCAAGCCGATCCTTACTATCAAAACCAATTCCAAGACGGAAGCATTCAACCCGAGGGGGATCTCCATGAATCTAGAATTGTCCTCGAACCA GTCACCGGCATTCCTATGGAAGTGCTAATCCGTCtccaaataaatgtcaaaCTAAATCCCATGGAAGGAATCTC ATTACTTCGAAATGTTCCCAAGGATCTTTACTTTCCCGTGATATGGTTCGAAGCTCATGGGATCGCCACACCAAGTGTGGCTCAGACCATCAATCTTTTGGTCCAAATCCCTCATTATGCCAATCTAGTTGGGGCCATTCTGGTTGTAATTGGTTTGGTGGGAGTCATCGTGTGCGTGGCTTTGCGATGCCGAAGATTTCGTTCCAAGTCAGGAAAGATCTCCGAGAGCAAATCCAATGACGATTTTGATTTGTCCATTGAAGACTTCGACTCACATAGACACAAGATTATTCCCATTATCAAACCCCATGTTTCCAGTGGGCTCAATGTCAATCAGCAATTGGTCCATTCAAATACCGAGGAAACCTTGTTCTTGAACTCATCTGAGAGTGAAGCCTATTCCTCCGATGGTAGCAAGAAAACTAGTTTCTCGAGCGTAGATAGTGCTCGAGCCACCTTAGTCTGTGATTTGGATTCCCAATCAAGGCTTCTTAGTTAA